Genomic segment of Streptomyces sp. NBC_01210:
CCTTGCGGACCGTCAGGCCCTCGCGTGCTGCTCGCTCCCGTAGATCACGTTCGTGCGCGATAAGTGTCGTCTTGTCGTCCTGCAACGTGCTGCGACGTAAGAACAGATCACACAGCTTGGCAGGATCTGCCGCTCTGCCCATGAGTCCACCTTTGGTCAAGGTGTGACGGGCTGTCCATGGAGTTTCGCCCTAGGCCAACCCGACTAACACCAGTCGGCTTCTTCTCGGGGAGGTCCGGGTGGATCAGGTCCTCGCGCTTGAGCAGCAGACGTACGCCGTGGCGGGCGAAGCGCTCGTCCTCGACCTGCTCCACCGGCGACGGCAGCCGCGGCCGCAGCGCGGCGGTGAGGTCGAACGCTTCCCAGGTCACCTGCCCATTGTCACTTCAGACGCTCGTCGATGCGTGCGCGCATCGAGTTCATCGTGAAGCCCCGCGGGTCGACCTTCCCCGGCTGCCATTCCAGGTGGCCGATCACCGACCGCGCGGTCCAGCCGTGGTGCCGGCAGATCGCCGCCGCGGCCTTCTCGATCGCCTCCAGCTGGACCGCCGGCCATGGATCCTCGCCGTCGCCGAGGTTCTCGCACTCGAAGCCGTAAAAATGGCGGTTTCCATCGGTGTTCGCCTCGTTGTCCGGCGGGAGGGCCTTCTCCGCGATGACCGCGCGCAGCACGTCGTCGTCGCCCAGACCCGCGTGGTTGGCGCGCCCGTAGCCGACGAGATGGACTCTGCCGTCCTTGGTGATGACGCCGTGACAGAGCGGACCCGGCAGGCTCGCGTAACCGTCCCGGCAGATACGGACGGTGCTCGCGGAACCCTTGGTGACGGTGTGATGGATCATCACGCCGTGGACCGGGCCCCAGGGGCCCTTGTGGTTGCGGTTGTGCGTACGCCATTCGCCGACTTCGACGACCGTCAGCCCCTCGTCGCGCAGGGCGTCGAGGAAGCTGTTCGCGGACATGGGTGGTGACATGGCCGTCTCCTTGTGGGGGTGAGGGGATCGGAGCGGAATGTTCCGGGCGGAATGCTCCGTATCGTGCTTGTACCCGAACTCCGGTGGAAGGACCATCTGTTCACGCGGTGAGCGAGCCGATCCGGACAGTGCCCCGGGCCCACCCGATCCAGTCCCACTCATTTGTGTAATGGCGCCGGAACTCGCTGTGCTGGAAGGCTTCCCTTCGCAGGTCAGACCCCATGATCGAGAGGGAGTCCTATGTCGGTTGGTTCGGTTGGTCCGGTCGGCGACGAGATCCGCGGGCAGCAGACGGCGCAGCAGCAGAGTCTCGGTACGGCAGCCGCGCGGAACCTTGCGACCACCACCAAATCGGCCCCGCAGATGCAGGAGATCACCTCACGGTGGCTGCTGCGCATGCTGCCGTGGGTGCAAGTACAGGGCGGTACCTACCGGGTGAACCGCCGCCTGAGCTACTCGGTCGGCGACGGACGCGTGACGTTCGTGCAGACCGGCGACCGGGTGGCGGTCATCCCCGCCGAGCTCGGCGAACTGCCCGCACTGCGGGAGTTCGGCGACGAAGCGGTGCTCGCCGAGCTGGCGAACCGCTGTGAGCAACGGGAGTTCGCGCCCGGCGAGGTGCTGGCCGCATCCGGCTCGGAAGCGGGCCGTGTCTTCCTCCTGGCGCACGGCCGGGTGGAGCAGCTCGGCACCGGCCCGTACGGCGACGAGGCGGTGCTCGGCGTCCTCGCCGACGGTGCGTACTTCGGCGACCGGACGCTCACGGACCGGGAAGCCGTCTGGGAGTACACCGCACGCGCGGCGACCGCATGCACTGTGCTCGTCCTGACCAGGGATGATGTGCTGAACCTCGCGGAGCGTGAGGAGTCGCTGCGTACGCATCTGGCCGGGCTCGCCGAACTGCCGCAGCAGCGGACCAACAAGTACGGCGAGGCGGAGATCGATCTGTCCGCCGGCCATGTCGGCGAAGCCGTCGTACCGCACACCTTCGTCGACTACGAAGCGGCGCCGCGCGAGTACGAACTCAGCGTTGCCCAGACCGTTCTGAAGGTCCACAGCCGCGTCGCCGACCTCTACAACCAGCCGATGAACCAGACCGAGCAGCAGCTGCGGCTCACGGTCGAGGCGCTGCGGGAGCGCCAGGAGCACGAGCTCGTCAACAACCGGGAGTTCGGCCTGCTGAACAACTGCGACTACGGTCAGCGGCTGCAACCGCACGACGGAGTGCCGAGCCCCGACGACATGGACGAACTGCTGTCGCGGCGGCGCGGGTCGAAGCTGTTCCTCGCCCACCCGCGGGCCGTCGCCGCCTTCGGGCGAGAGTGCAACAAGCGCGGGCTGGTCCCCGAGACTGTGGAGGTCGCCGGGCATCATGTGCCGGCTTGGCGCGGCGTGCCGATCTTCCCGTGCAACAAGATCCCGGTGAGCGACGCCCGTACGACGTCGATCATCTGTATGCGTACGGGCGAGGCCGATCAGGGCGTCATCGGACTGCAGCAGAGCGGCATCCCGGACGAGATCGAGCCGAGCCTGTCCGCGCGCTTCATGGGCATCGACGAGCAGGCGATCATCTCCTACCTGGTCACGGCCTACTACTCGGCGGCGGTGCTCGTGCCGGACGCGCTCGGCGTTCTGGAGAACGTCGAGGTCAGCCGCTGGAGGTGAACCGACGCGGCCGGGGGCACGGTGCCACGAGGCGCCCCCGGCCCGACTGCTCGGCCCAACACCTCGAAAGGACGACTGAGTTGACCATGCAGGACACCGTCGAGGGCAGTGAGGCCGTCGCGCTTCTCGGACGCACCAGAAGCACCGTCGATCCGCAACTGCGCGCGACAGTCGAGTCGTTGCCGGCATCCATACGCCCCGTCGCGATGTACCACTTCGGCTGGGAGCACGCCGACGGCACGCCGGCCGCGGGAGCGGCGGGCAAAGCCATCAGGCCCGCGCTCGTACTGGCCGCCGCCCGGGCGCTGGGCGGAGACCCGCAGCCGGCCGTACGGGCGGCTGCCGCCGTGGAGCTGGCGCACAATTTCACCCTCCTCCACGACGACGTCATCGACGAGGACACCACCCGCAGGCACCGCCCCACCGCCTGGACGGTCTTCGGTACCCCGGCCGCCATCATCGCGGGCGACGCGCTGCTCGCCCTCGCGCTGCAGCTGCTCGCCGAGGACCGGCACCCCGCGTCGGCCGCCGCGTCGAAGCGGCTCGCGGCCTGTGTCGTCGAGCTGTGCGCCGGACAGCAGGCGGACTGCGCCTTCGAGGAGTGTGCGCCGCACGAGGTCTCCCTGGAGGAGTGCCTCGGCATGGCGACGGCCAAGACCGGGGCGCTGCTCGGCTGTGCGTGCGCGCTCGGCGCGCTGTACGCGGGCGCGGGTGAGGAGGAGGTGGCTGCCATGGACGCTTTCGGGCGGGAGGCGGGGCTCGCCTTCCAGCTCATCGACGATCTGGTCGGGATCTGGGGAGACCCCGACCAGACGGGCAAACCGGCAGGCGCCGATCTGGCAGCCCACAAGAAGACGCTGCCGGTGGTCGCGGCGCTGGCATCGGGCACCCCGGCGGGCGCCGAGCTGGCGCAGCTCTACCGCGGGCCCATGGACGCCTCGGCAGTCCGCCGCGCCGCCGAGGCGGTCGACCGTGCGGGCGGCCGTGACTGGGCGCAGCTGCAGGCGGCCGACCGGATGGCGGGTGCCGTCCATGAGCTCTCGCGCGCGGTGCCGGACCTGTCGGCGGCGGGCGATCTGCTGTCCCTGGCCGAATTCGTCACTCGCCGCACACGCTGAGGCCCATGTGGCGCGAGCCGAACCGGAGTTGAGGCATCCGTTTCCCTCCCCCGGAAATGCCTTGCGCTACCACTACAAGTGGAGCACTATGGGTGGAGTGGTCACGGCGGGAAACCCCACGCCTTGCGGCCACTCCCCATCACTCCATGACAAAGAGGACCGGCTTGCGCAAGCTCAGCT
This window contains:
- a CDS encoding family 2 encapsulin nanocompartment cargo protein polyprenyl transferase, whose protein sequence is MQDTVEGSEAVALLGRTRSTVDPQLRATVESLPASIRPVAMYHFGWEHADGTPAAGAAGKAIRPALVLAAARALGGDPQPAVRAAAAVELAHNFTLLHDDVIDEDTTRRHRPTAWTVFGTPAAIIAGDALLALALQLLAEDRHPASAAASKRLAACVVELCAGQQADCAFEECAPHEVSLEECLGMATAKTGALLGCACALGALYAGAGEEEVAAMDAFGREAGLAFQLIDDLVGIWGDPDQTGKPAGADLAAHKKTLPVVAALASGTPAGAELAQLYRGPMDASAVRRAAEAVDRAGGRDWAQLQAADRMAGAVHELSRAVPDLSAAGDLLSLAEFVTRRTR
- a CDS encoding N-acetylmuramoyl-L-alanine amidase produces the protein MSPPMSANSFLDALRDEGLTVVEVGEWRTHNRNHKGPWGPVHGVMIHHTVTKGSASTVRICRDGYASLPGPLCHGVITKDGRVHLVGYGRANHAGLGDDDVLRAVIAEKALPPDNEANTDGNRHFYGFECENLGDGEDPWPAVQLEAIEKAAAAICRHHGWTARSVIGHLEWQPGKVDPRGFTMNSMRARIDERLK
- a CDS encoding family 2B encapsulin nanocompartment shell protein, translating into MSVGSVGPVGDEIRGQQTAQQQSLGTAAARNLATTTKSAPQMQEITSRWLLRMLPWVQVQGGTYRVNRRLSYSVGDGRVTFVQTGDRVAVIPAELGELPALREFGDEAVLAELANRCEQREFAPGEVLAASGSEAGRVFLLAHGRVEQLGTGPYGDEAVLGVLADGAYFGDRTLTDREAVWEYTARAATACTVLVLTRDDVLNLAEREESLRTHLAGLAELPQQRTNKYGEAEIDLSAGHVGEAVVPHTFVDYEAAPREYELSVAQTVLKVHSRVADLYNQPMNQTEQQLRLTVEALRERQEHELVNNREFGLLNNCDYGQRLQPHDGVPSPDDMDELLSRRRGSKLFLAHPRAVAAFGRECNKRGLVPETVEVAGHHVPAWRGVPIFPCNKIPVSDARTTSIICMRTGEADQGVIGLQQSGIPDEIEPSLSARFMGIDEQAIISYLVTAYYSAAVLVPDALGVLENVEVSRWR